ATCATTATTAGgggtaaaaacatgttttaatcttGTGTCCTAATTAAGCACAATTATTGGTTTTAACTGGAATAAACCTGTGGCAAAAAATAACTCTAGAATAACAAAACATGTGAATCTCTCGACTCACATATTGTGACTCTACTGAATCAACTCAACTTCTAAAAGcacaatgtaaataaagataattaattaatttgttcatTCATTAAAGATGCATTGTTTAGTATTTGGCCCATCTAGTGGTGAGATTACAGATTGCAACCAGCTGAAACTACGGTTGCAGAAGTGAAGAACGCAAACGTCCCAatttagagccagtgtttggtttgtccattctgggctactgtagaaagaTGGCGGTCAGCTCCGcttcttaatgtgtttttgtcatctATAGTGTTGCTATATAAGACGGCTCTCCGGTCTGTACTTGGAGAGGAAACAACCATTCTGTCTGAGCGCACACAGTCATGTAGATCATCTTGAAGAGGCTAGTGGTCGTTAAATGAACACGCATAGCGAATAGCAACCTGGACTTGTTTGTGCAGCCGACTCCTATGGAAAAGCTCTGCATGCATCCAACCGTTATCTGTCTGATTAAAGTCACCTTCAGCGAGACTCTGAACTCCTGTAGCTCAGTAATTGTAAAGGCAGCAGTACACTTCTAATGAAGTCTGAAATAGAAACACGAGAAAACACCGAGCTGCATACAAATGTCTCTGCAGCTAAACGTTGTTCCTCTGTGTACTCTGGATGCTGGAGGAGAgaaggtacagtaccagtcaaaagtttggacacaccttctcattcaatggtttttctttatttttttttctttattttttctacattgtagattaatatggaagacatccaaactatgaaggaacacatatggaattatgtggtaaacaaacaaatgctcaacaaaccagaatatgttttatattttagattcttcaaagtagttgaatgagaaggtgtgtccaaacttttgactggtactgtacaaaaactctggagaaaaagcagcagatgTTCAAACAACCCCTCAGCAAGATGAGTGTAACGTTGTCATGTTGGACATTTTGTAGTTTCAGCCAGGAAGTCTGAAGCCAATGCagagctgtaaaaacaaaacaaaaaaatggttttgtACATATGAAGCTGCTGAGAGTCGTTTTGGCAGTAATTACACTGTGCCCTTCGGCCGCCCGGGAGAAGAATGGCAGCTcagatgtagagagagagagagagcctgagATCATAAAGAGTCCTCTGGAGTGGCTGCAGTCAGTAATTCAGCCAACAACAGGTTCTCTGTCACACCCTGAACACATCACAGTCCACGTGGGATCAGCTCCAGAAgcatgcttttgtgtgtttgtgtgaaagagaaagcCGAGGCAAAGACTACAAGTCTGAAAATCTGTCCTTCCTTTATCCcagttgtccttgtttttaagATACAGCTGCAGAGATTTTTTGCACAGATGTTTGCAAGACATAAACTCAGTTAGTTACCTCGGATGAGAAACAAAAGTGAGATCACATCctaatgtgtatttgtattgctttTATATACAACTCTGTTAAGCTTCAACCCCTTAAACTCCAATGTTCTGCCTTAAGGAACAAAACTAATCGTCTGATAAACATAAATGtcgtgttgtttttacacaaagaGAACAATTCTGTcaaatattgttattaaagAGTTGTTAGAAAGACACTTCAAAAGACGGAGTAATATACAGTGAAATTCttaatatcaaacataactttaccGGAAGACTTTACCagaaatgttattatgataattGACGATAGATTATAGatattaaaatcaaaaatgtttttatgaaaacctATGTATGTGCTGCAATTTCCCCCTTTATAAGTCAGCAAATGTAATTTCTCATTTTGGAATTTGAGTTCTTATGAGAGGTTTtataaagggactctggtgcttaGAGACATTACCACTTTTGACCACAGGGGGCGCCAACATCAACACAACATTAAAGtgccttgtagtagctttaagtgtGAGGTTTTGTAGAGCACAGAATCTTGATTTAAAGAATTTGATATAACTGGACCATATCCTCATAcaccttgtttttcttcctttagttgagtctttttctttgtattcaGTATTTTTCTCTGTTGCCAGGCGTCTGAAACcatcaacaaaaacatctaAATGCATCTCAGATTCTGTTCATTCAGACTCCGAGCCGCCCAAAGCTCTAATCAGCCCGAGCTATCAAATCAAAGACTAAGTCCACTTTACTGGCCTGATTTTCTATCTCCGATAGCAGCAGGCCAGAGGAATTTAGGTCAAGGTTTTTGGGTCTGATAATATCTCTTCTTGTGCTTAATTCTGCAGAAACTTCCGCAGACCTTCCCTCCAACTCCCCTGGGCCTGGTCACGAATCAGATCATAGCGATCATAAAACTCTGAACAGCAAACCTCTCTTTAAAGGCTCACAGTGTGAGATGTGCCAACGAGCAATAACTCCCAGTTTTTGCTGTTTCAGCCTTTTTTAATAAACCTACCTTTGagcaaaacatgaatatataaaacCATAAAGTTGTGTGGCCTCGTTTAACGGGCTGGCACAGATGTACGTGTTATATGCACAACTATGAATTCAATCCACAACATCAGCCCTGCAGTAAATCCTACTCTTGTGAAGAGTTCCTTCTCTGTTTGGGGTTGTGGTTGACTTGACagtttacatgttttttctgttatatacatttttctttgtcttctccaTGTTGAATTTAAATCATCTgctttaattcaatattttaaagtcCTGCCACAAGTTACCGTCGAAATTTGAGACACCCTTTTTTCCGTACTAGAATATACTACACAATAAAACTGCTCATAACCAGGTcggtggattatcttgagtaaccaggTCATGAGTTCAGAAAAATAGACATTTCTGTCgagtttcaaatgaaaaaaaggcagacatctctacggccgatatctccaaaactaggcaactcacaccaaaccaatctagattgataaatagcgcTACAGATGGAGggataaatatgtatttttgattctGGGCTTAACTGTTGCTTCCTCACATTTCCATCCACtaactgttttttcttcttgtgtccTGTGTCTCCAGTACTTTGTCCTGCTGCTGTGCATCTTCCTGTTGGAGATCCTGGCCGGCGTCCTGGCTTATATCTACTATCAGCAggtaaccccccaaaaaatatattttgcaatgCACCCTGGGAAGATTGTATGTGTGGAATGAcgacatttctttttaaagtaataatatagtcgTAGCTGATTTGTGTTGGCAGATTACAAAAGGGAATCTCATGAGTactgtttctttgtcttctgGGATACATATTTATTCTAAACTTTCCAGTTTATTGTCACTGAAGCCCAAAAAGAAACCATCCTGTTTGAACACAAATCatccataaatcataaaaccATCATCTTAATCTGAGCATTTAATCAAAAGCGTtgtaataaaacacagacaagcgTTTGTGCTGCGCTGTGACTTCTAACCACGACGAAACCGGCATGGTCGGATCAGATTGCCAGGATTAAATATGAAACAGcccattaaaaatacaaatatgagaCGGACCTTATTACTTTCGGTGCATTTAGTCCAAATGGAATGAAAGAAATGCCTCCAGTGGTCCACATGACAAGGCTGAATGCGCTGTCAGAATCATTTAGACCCACTTTATTTGTAATGTTGGATTGAATCACACTGAAACAGAGCTGTTctctagaaaaacaaaactctttaGACACGGTTTGATGACTACAGAGAGtcaaaaaaaatactactaaGCACCACAAAATGCACTGAAAGGACACAGTACTGCTTATAAGGGATGTAGTCGATGCAAAAACTAAACTTTAGAGAAGCGTCTTCAGGGTTTTGTAACTGTATGAAtagtatttttgcattttcgTGTCGTTGATTCATCAGGACCCCCCCGCTGTATGAAGCCTTAAGAgcatgagaaataaaaaggacaaTTATAAATCAGGTTAATAGCACGAGGCATAAAGGAAAGTGGCCCTGCTCTACAGCCATAAATGGGTGACAGacttttaaataacagtttttcaAGTAGACTACATCAGAGATTATACTTCAGAAAGCAATTCACCGCGCAATAAAAACTGTGttaaaaatgtagtaaaaggTTGTATTTATGTCATAACTGACCTGCTTTAAGTTTATTTCTCCCCATAAAAAGTTATctcttcaatatatatataagcaacACTATCAGCTCTTTGTCCACGATACCAGACAGAATCAAGTCATTCAACTGTAACTTCATTTTACTCACCACTTTGGTAAACTCTCTCCTCCAAATAATCCAGACGTTTAACTATCTGTACATGAAATCACATGAAATCACATGACATCAGATCACTCACTTTTGGATCCTCATAACTTCGGGATTATGCATCAAGAGTGACATTTAACAGTATGTTTAACAGGAAGCAACAAACGTAATCATGGCCAGTCAtatgataataatgtataaatatggaaaatatagaaaaagaagacatttaacAGGATGTGTAACAGGAAGCAACAATTGTCAACCCTGCcagtcaaataataaatatgtataaatatagaaaaaaaagacatttaacagGATGTGTAGTGGGAAGCAACAATTGTCAACCTGGCCATtcatataataattattgtaaatatataatataggagaaaaaaatgacatttaacagTATGTGTAGCGGGACGCAACAAACGTAATCATGGCCAGTCATAagataataatgtataaatatggaaaatatagaaaaagtcatataatatttattgtaaatatatataatatagaatgaaaatgacatttaacaGGATGTGTAACGGGAAGCAACAATTGTCAACATGGCCAgtcttataataatatatatacagtaccagtcaaaagtttggacacaccttctcattcaatggtttttctttatttaaaaaaaaataataattctacattgtagattaatattgaagacatccaaactatgaaggaacacatatggaattatgtggtaaacaaacaaatgctcaacaaaccagaatatgttttatattttagattcttcaaagtagttgaatgagaaggtgtgtccaaacatttgactggtactgtatatatatatatataatataggacaaagacatttaacagtatttacatatatattataataatatatctatgtatgtatgtgtaataTAGAAAAAATGGAACATATTCCAACATGTGATCTTCTTTATCCTCCTCCATCCTGCCTTTATTATATCAGTCTTTATAAACCCACTCTCAGTGGACCTCTGCTAACACTGTCATGACTCTCCATCGtctctccgtcctctcctcctcttccagccCGGTGGCTCGTGGCTCAGCAGCAGGACTCGTCTCCGTCTGGAGCTGCTCTCTGCTTTCATTATAACCGcctcattcataaaacacaactCATCGCCGAGCTTCCCCGGCTGTCGCCTGCTTCCTAAAAACCTCTGACTCCTTCACTCGCTTCAAAGGATGGCTGCATTACTTAAGTGTAGCTTGAATCTCTACTTCcactcttctcttctccctctgttctattattccacattttttcctttctgatAATCATGTGTAGTGTTTTTAAAGCAGAGTTTATGGTCAACTGAAGACGCTCTGAACTGCGTGAACTCATTTTACTCACCAGAAAATATGCTCGTAAAcagaattttaatgttttgtgagttttaaatgtaaaagatgTCAAACACAGGCCATTAAATATGATGTTAATATTGACGCTGTTTCAACCATTGTCAAAACAGGAGATGCTTTAACCTTCCTTTACATGTAGATATCAACGTTTACACGTCACTCTTTCTACTTATTGCGCCATTTTGAATCCCTAACTGCCGCAGCGTTTCCCCCAAACTGTCAACAGGTAAAAATGAAACTCCCCTCCCGTTttcctccgtcctctcctctctcttctttgtcttcACCTCCCGTCTCTCAtatctctcccctcccctccgtTCCTCTCTTCATCATTCGCTCCCTTGATATCTCCTTCACGCTTTGATTTACAGTGGTTTCCCAGCTGGCTCGTTGCCATAGAAACTGAGCCCCCCAGACCTCCCGCTCCTCCACTAAGCGTTTTCCTGCATGCCACTGGTCtagagaacaaaacacacacaaaaaaaccttccTCTTCCTTCGCCCTCGTCTTCGCCCTCGTGTGCCGCTCTGTTGTTAGAACCTGCCGTCCAATGACGCGTTTAGATTCTTAATCAGTATCTGAGTCAACATCAACAGCTGATCGTATCACCGTGTCATGCTCGGTGCTGCcagtgaatataaatatataattatacatatatatgtgtgtttttgtgtgtgtgaacagttgAATGAGGAGCTGAAGCAGAACCTGAGAGAGACCATGAACCAGAAGTATAAACAGAGCACCCACGAGCACGTCACCAGGGCTGTGGACAAACTGCAGCAGGAGGTAAGAAAACCAGGATGGACAGAGGGATGTGTTCAAGGGGTGTCGGGAAAAATCAATACAGTATCACAAtacagttgtttatttttgtttattaactggatcCCCATCAGCTGACTTCTTGTTGACCACTAGTCTCCCTTGGGTCCACAGAAAggacaaaacataatatatgatatatgatacaTGAAAGTCAAAATAGTAAAGTTACAGATACTAAGTACAGACAGATACAAGAACATATAGTATTAGTACAGaccatatattttataatttggtCTTTTCATTCATAACTTCTTCATAGAAGGATCAGGAGTCATATGATTAAGTGACATGAACCAAGGTTGaaaaaaggtatatatatacagtaccagtcaaaagtgtggacacaccttctcattcaactactttgaagaatctaaaatataaaacatattctggtttgttgagcatttgtttgtttaccacataattccatatgtgttccttcatagtttggatgtcttcaatattaatctacaatgtagaaaaaaataaaaataaagaaaaaccattgaatgagaaggtgtgtccaaacgtttgactggtactataaataaaaaatagttttcaatTTATATTACGGCAATACATTTTGCAtattgcaaaatatttaaaatcacaaCATGATCTTATCGTCCCTTAAGTATCCAGATAATATCTTATCTCTGGGCCTTTGGCGACTCCCACTCTACTGGATACAACTACCAGTTTCATAAGATTGACgttaatttaatcatatttttaccacaaactttaaaataacctttaatattaactttatatgagtgtgttttttctttgaaacactGCTTGTTTGTTAGTCCTTTCATCCGGAGCTCAAAGTCACATGTGGCTCGTTGATTGGTAACCTATCATCCCATCAGATTAGAGATTTTTTCGGTAATGAGGGCGAGTCGGGAACAAATCCGATTCCAGTCCCTCTGTCTTCAGCTAAGCTACGATGGACTTGTCTGCACCCTGTGCTGTAACTCACCCTCTCTGCTGCTTACACAACGGCACACGAAGTAGCGGATAAATCTGAGCAGCAGTGGAGAGGTTTCATTTCTTTAAGTAAGAGAATCCCTCCGATGTCAGACGTCAGCGTTAATTCTTTGGTCTTCTAAACTCTTTCCAAAAATCAATTTGGACTCTTCACATTCACATAAAACCCCAATCCAGagcctctaaagctcactaattaacatctCCTTTGTTGAATgtgtgcaaaaaacaaactataaaaaCGTCGCGGCTTTACAGGCAGTTGTGTTCTGCAGTATTTTTATAATTGGGAGTCGTTGTCAGTCTGCCAACGGAGCCTCCAAGAAGTTCTCCTTTGCTGGAGAAAGGAGAACTTtgctgtttccctttgtttccagtctgtatgctaagctaagctaaccggccggtttctgtagcttcatatttacttcGCAGATATCAAAGTAATATCAATCCCCTCGTTTAACTATTGGAAAGAAAagagttttgtttgtctttactttagtaaatgcAGCCTTCAAATCTTTGATCCTGTTTTATATTCTAAATACTatatactcttttttttctaaacgtGTCTTCCTCTGTCTCCCGTCAGTTCAAGTGCTGCGGCAGCAACAGCTCGTCGGACTGGGCTGAGAGCGTCTGGATTCACTCCGGAGACTCCAAAGGCAGGCTGGTTCCTGACAGCTGCTGTAAGACTCCCACCGATATGTGCGGCCTCAGGGACCACCCGTCCAACATCTACAAGGTGGAGGTGAGAGGCTGAAGGGTGCTGTGGGTGTCAGAGGGGGCCGACTCTTCAGCGGGGGGGTCGGCTGGATCCgtgtttctgttcagaggaGGGCGGGATTCAGGTTTCATCCTCGTCACGTTGGGACACGACATGGATGTTACAAAACCGTCTTCACAGTGATAGACAcgcacatgttttgttttaacacatttcaGTCACGTCTCAGTACGTCTGCATTGAGACCGCGTGGTGttaagagcagcagagacagacatctgaaaaaaaaactatccaTCATAACATTTATTTGCTGAGAGACTCCCACATCAACTGatgcaacataaacacacttctttgttttttcacatttaggGAGGCTGCATCACAAAGCTGGAGAAATTCATCCTGGACCACCTGAAGATCATCGGAGCGGTGGGCGTTGGGATCGCTTGTGTACAGGTGAGCCGAGAAGTCAACAgtctttattaaatattaaataaacgTTCACACATCCATCGAGGTGTTACATTCTGTTTTTCCGATCCCCCCAGGTCATCGGGATGGTGTTCACATGTTGCCTATATCGAAATCTAAAGGCAGAGCCGTActaagaggagcagcaggagaaaagaaagagtgtgtgtctgtctgtgaagGAGGGAACTTCATCAACCGCATGTCGTACTCAAATAGCCCATAGGTTCTTTTCTTTGCCTTGCTCATtgggggaaaaaggaaaaaaaaaattggcgaGGGATCAGATTGCACGTCTTGAGGATCTCATTcggtggaagaaaaaaaaccactaCAAGGTTCCTTGAAGTAATTAAGCACTCAAGCTGCAGCTCAAATCCATCTTCAagatcacagagagagagagaaagggaaagccTCAGAGAGAAACCGAAGGGAATTTCTAACACAGATTGTGTAAATTA
This region of Anoplopoma fimbria isolate UVic2021 breed Golden Eagle Sablefish chromosome 2, Afim_UVic_2022, whole genome shotgun sequence genomic DNA includes:
- the LOC129103342 gene encoding CD151 antigen-like, translated to MGAYEEKKETCGTICLKYLLFTFNFLFWLAGGGVMAVGVWTLVEKSDYISLLSSKTYAASAYILVLAGAIVMVTGVLGCCATFKEQRRLLRVYFVLLLCIFLLEILAGVLAYIYYQQLNEELKQNLRETMNQKYKQSTHEHVTRAVDKLQQEFKCCGSNSSSDWAESVWIHSGDSKGRLVPDSCCKTPTDMCGLRDHPSNIYKVEGGCITKLEKFILDHLKIIGAVGVGIACVQVIGMVFTCCLYRNLKAEPY